The following are from one region of the Vibrio hyugaensis genome:
- the icmH gene encoding type IVB secretion system protein IcmH/DotU — translation MNYLDEDTLVWDSSENDFVNKDTDMPDVKWYSVNAAQANIGFLHHFDKAENQLINISSELLAVTLKINTLPEPEDITTLRHQLVASINEIKTKGAELTYPVAVIDKLCFLYAVVLDELIVYTDWGEKRGWENKTLLSELFGMRNGGELFFTVAEKAARQPHKLIDLLEVVYLFLNIGFKGQYRETGSEQLKSFTYRLEQILSQYRQAGGIYCHTKVSVPKTRKPTRKKRYLVTTLFFLTIIGLSVALTYFWYNKTKPQRARDFVQLGEYSQRYIESGRAEDIVYVSTDDDLKGNKVAANTTQPPRPVPSQPKAVTPQAKTSTPETKSALITSPTADTDWLVQLATFSNLKNAEKFIAQLPTSNYQPVADNINSYVRVIVRCDNSEQAKTINNWYRENANVNGLVVHNKNKQSEVESR, via the coding sequence ATGAACTATTTGGATGAAGATACCTTAGTTTGGGACAGCAGCGAAAACGACTTCGTGAATAAAGATACCGACATGCCAGACGTAAAGTGGTATTCGGTCAACGCTGCTCAAGCCAACATAGGGTTCTTACATCATTTCGACAAAGCCGAGAATCAGCTGATCAACATCAGTTCTGAGTTACTGGCAGTGACGCTCAAGATCAACACCTTGCCGGAGCCCGAAGACATCACCACGCTCAGGCATCAACTGGTGGCTTCCATCAATGAAATCAAAACCAAAGGCGCAGAGCTGACCTACCCAGTCGCCGTGATCGACAAGCTGTGCTTCCTGTATGCCGTGGTTTTGGATGAGTTGATTGTCTACACCGATTGGGGTGAAAAACGCGGATGGGAGAACAAAACCCTACTCAGTGAACTGTTTGGCATGCGCAACGGCGGTGAGCTTTTCTTTACTGTGGCAGAGAAAGCAGCGCGCCAACCGCACAAGCTGATCGACTTATTAGAAGTGGTTTATCTGTTTCTCAATATCGGCTTTAAAGGTCAGTACCGTGAAACGGGCAGCGAACAGCTAAAGAGTTTTACCTACCGTCTAGAACAGATTTTAAGTCAGTACCGACAAGCCGGTGGAATCTATTGCCATACTAAGGTTTCGGTACCTAAAACACGTAAGCCAACGCGCAAGAAACGTTACCTTGTCACCACACTATTTTTCCTAACTATCATTGGTTTGAGCGTTGCTCTGACCTATTTCTGGTACAACAAAACCAAACCACAGCGGGCACGTGATTTTGTCCAACTTGGTGAGTACAGCCAGCGCTATATTGAATCTGGTCGTGCAGAAGACATCGTTTATGTCAGCACTGACGACGATTTAAAAGGCAATAAAGTCGCGGCAAATACCACTCAACCACCTCGTCCAGTGCCGAGCCAACCAAAAGCCGTGACTCCACAAGCGAAAACTTCCACGCCAGAGACGAAGAGCGCTCTAATCACGAGCCCTACAGCAGACACTGATTGGCTGGTGCAGCTTGCAACCTTCTCCAATCTTAAAAACGCCGAGAAATTTATCGCCCAACTGCCGACATCCAACTATCAACCCGTCGCGGATAACATCAACTCCTACGTTCGCGTCATCGTTCGATGTGATAACTCAGAGCAAGCTAAAACCATCAATAACTGGTATCGAGAGAATGCCAACGTCAACGGCTTAGTGGTGCATAACAAAAACAAACAAAGCGAGGTTGAGTCACGATGA
- the tssK gene encoding type VI secretion system baseplate subunit TssK, whose translation MDAYKKVVWQEGMFIAPQHFQQQDRYTQNYVRQNVETLAGYAPYYGVTDLVINHDLLKIGKLSVSSSAGLFPDGTHFELKREVARDVPHGTIEKMAYLALPVSLQGNNDYANDESEQSRYLTRTINVFDTSTSENASVEVDVAQLNIAIKLEGEDTSGFTLIPFAKVLECSETGEVMLDRSFIPACLHYGASQLLVERLKEIHALTSNRATSLLKRIQAGQGQKSPQSMMQDYLWLQTLNTWLPWFDLSLSNPKFQTHQLYLELRKFEAQVMASTPAIPEPCQPLDFHRLYDCFNPLFSNLRNMLTLVQQDSVIEFAFDTSLFERRRLLRTLVKDGHNLSDRRFVLSVRSNISSTELNELFPAAAKLSSNNKIVEIVRNALSGVQLTPLPVAPSELKPMQGTAYFEVDTLDRNWLEMIENRDALALHVDTRVGDLEVMLYALR comes from the coding sequence GTGGACGCATATAAAAAAGTCGTTTGGCAAGAAGGCATGTTCATTGCCCCACAACACTTTCAACAACAAGACAGATACACACAAAACTACGTCAGACAAAACGTCGAAACGCTTGCCGGTTATGCCCCTTATTACGGCGTGACCGACTTGGTGATCAATCATGATCTTCTTAAAATTGGTAAGCTTTCCGTCTCTTCTAGCGCAGGGTTGTTCCCAGATGGCACGCATTTCGAACTGAAACGCGAAGTCGCCAGAGATGTACCGCACGGTACGATTGAGAAAATGGCTTACTTAGCACTGCCTGTTTCTCTTCAAGGCAATAATGACTACGCCAATGATGAATCGGAACAAAGCCGCTATCTAACGCGCACCATCAATGTGTTTGATACTTCAACCTCTGAAAATGCCAGCGTTGAGGTGGACGTCGCGCAGCTAAATATAGCGATTAAACTCGAAGGCGAAGACACTTCGGGCTTTACCCTCATTCCTTTCGCCAAGGTGTTGGAATGCAGCGAAACGGGCGAAGTGATGCTTGACCGCTCCTTTATTCCTGCGTGTTTGCATTATGGTGCATCACAGTTATTGGTTGAGCGTTTGAAAGAGATCCACGCCCTCACCTCCAACCGTGCCACCAGCTTGCTCAAACGTATTCAAGCCGGACAAGGGCAAAAGAGCCCACAGTCGATGATGCAGGATTACCTATGGCTGCAAACACTCAACACTTGGCTTCCGTGGTTTGATTTATCTTTGTCGAACCCTAAGTTTCAGACTCATCAGCTTTATTTGGAGCTACGCAAGTTTGAAGCGCAAGTCATGGCATCCACACCTGCGATTCCAGAGCCTTGCCAACCGTTGGATTTTCATCGCCTGTACGATTGCTTTAACCCGCTTTTTTCGAATCTGCGCAATATGCTCACGCTGGTTCAACAAGACTCGGTGATTGAGTTTGCGTTCGACACTTCATTATTTGAACGACGCCGCTTGCTGCGCACTTTGGTGAAAGATGGTCACAACCTGTCCGATCGCCGATTTGTTCTTAGTGTCCGTTCCAATATCAGCAGCACCGAGCTCAACGAGTTGTTCCCTGCGGCTGCCAAACTCAGCAGCAATAACAAGATTGTCGAGATCGTGCGTAATGCCCTTTCTGGCGTGCAACTGACGCCGCTTCCTGTTGCGCCAAGCGAGCTAAAACCGATGCAAGGCACAGCGTATTTTGAAGTGGATACGTTAGACCGCAATTGGTTAGAAATGATTGAAAACCGCGATGCACTTGCGCTGCACGTCGATACACGTGTTGGCGACCTAGAAGTGATGCTGTACGCACTGAGGTAG
- the tssJ gene encoding type VI secretion system lipoprotein TssJ has product MKIWLSLLALALVGCSSDPKPVVTQYQLAVSAEKTINPSANNSTNPVVVRLYQLTDAQQFKQLPFIDLYNDDVSLLGANLVSKQVLPVVMPDSNSKQTLDINKTTQYIGVLVEFAEYDASTATVVTTTPQEEEQYIQLKISGNKAALQTVTPDSPWWDVF; this is encoded by the coding sequence ATGAAGATTTGGCTTAGTTTACTCGCTCTTGCTTTGGTGGGGTGTTCGTCTGACCCAAAACCGGTTGTCACGCAATATCAATTGGCGGTAAGCGCCGAGAAGACGATTAACCCAAGTGCTAACAACAGTACCAATCCCGTGGTAGTCCGCTTGTATCAACTGACCGATGCCCAGCAGTTTAAGCAATTGCCGTTTATCGATTTGTACAACGATGACGTAAGCCTTTTGGGCGCAAACTTGGTGTCGAAGCAAGTGCTGCCTGTGGTAATGCCAGACAGCAACAGCAAACAAACCTTAGACATCAACAAAACCACTCAGTACATCGGCGTATTGGTGGAGTTTGCCGAATATGATGCGAGCACGGCGACGGTAGTGACAACCACGCCTCAGGAAGAAGAACAATATATCCAGTTAAAGATCAGCGGTAACAAAGCAGCATTGCAAACCGTAACACCAGATTCGCCTTGGTGGGATGTCTTTTAA
- a CDS encoding type VI secretion system-associated FHA domain protein yields the protein MAISIHLISVPSEEVVTSRVIYLPESGGQFGRSASCEVALPDQSKRISRIHGQIRLTETGYLVKSTGKNPARLNDKAMVRDKDYPLNDGDILKIESYSMLVSTLTSSKAPVEEQSDDLFATKFDLQLEDNVDFLDEGDIVEPVKSEVHYSHQNVMSDDPFSSDPFEDIDDDELTDHVEVDEVSKQQQAMERSTEIEYLPGDHLPTSELEASIEKLITITEKNQQYLRNPPLAHNALFDALDKTLDQFLNEFAPNQLENQFSEFVSGGLFSSKDKKYWKIYRKHFQHRQDNGDFRRQFKAMFMENMQKQSEES from the coding sequence GTGGCGATCAGCATACATTTGATTTCTGTACCCTCTGAAGAGGTGGTGACTTCAAGAGTCATCTATCTGCCCGAGTCTGGCGGGCAGTTTGGGCGTTCTGCTTCTTGTGAAGTGGCATTGCCCGATCAATCAAAACGCATCTCGCGTATTCATGGACAAATTCGCCTCACTGAAACAGGTTATTTGGTGAAGAGTACCGGCAAGAACCCGGCTCGCCTCAACGATAAAGCCATGGTGAGAGATAAAGATTACCCACTCAACGATGGCGACATTTTAAAGATCGAAAGCTATTCGATGTTGGTATCAACACTCACGTCGAGCAAAGCGCCTGTCGAAGAGCAATCCGATGACCTCTTTGCGACCAAGTTCGACCTGCAACTAGAAGACAATGTCGATTTTCTCGATGAAGGTGACATCGTCGAACCCGTGAAATCGGAAGTTCATTACTCCCACCAGAATGTAATGAGCGATGACCCGTTCTCTTCCGACCCGTTTGAAGACATCGATGATGATGAACTGACGGATCACGTTGAAGTGGATGAAGTGTCGAAACAGCAGCAAGCAATGGAGCGTTCTACGGAGATTGAGTATCTTCCGGGCGACCATCTTCCAACGTCAGAGCTGGAAGCCTCCATCGAAAAGCTGATTACGATTACCGAGAAGAATCAGCAATACCTTCGCAACCCACCACTTGCACATAATGCTTTGTTTGATGCCTTGGACAAAACGCTCGATCAGTTCCTCAATGAATTCGCGCCAAACCAACTAGAGAATCAATTTAGTGAATTTGTGTCTGGTGGACTGTTCAGTAGCAAAGACAAGAAGTATTGGAAAATCTACCGCAAGCACTTCCAACATCGACAAGACAACGGTGATTTTCGTCGTCAATTCAAAGCGATGTTTATGGAAAACATGCAAAAGCAAAGCGAGGAAAGCTGA
- a CDS encoding ABC transporter substrate-binding protein has translation MFRSVHSPHLVTTSILVQEAAVSCGVSLFRKITKLVSSLFILLGALFSFEAWAQVWIGPDRLLLATHKWAPYQTHQNQNMDGFALNRVKCALGEMGQPYQLTMTEWSDAQLHVHSGQQHGFFVSPKTREHDSYATLSAPITEQNLRWYFGPGVEPKLDDLSKLNLKFSAEFGSSTWFWLKRNGYNVVKQPRDAKVLLRLLKQREIDVALEDERVFHTEISQASLPSDYFYSQVFETKPMGVYFSNRFLDKYSGFLTAFNTALAKCEG, from the coding sequence ATGTTTAGAAGCGTACATTCACCCCATCTCGTCACCACCTCGATTCTTGTTCAAGAGGCGGCGGTCAGCTGTGGGGTGAGTCTTTTCCGCAAAATAACCAAGCTGGTTTCATCGCTGTTTATTTTGCTTGGTGCCCTATTCTCGTTTGAAGCATGGGCGCAAGTTTGGATTGGTCCCGACCGATTACTGCTTGCGACCCACAAATGGGCACCATACCAAACTCACCAGAATCAAAACATGGATGGGTTTGCGCTCAATCGCGTCAAATGCGCGCTTGGCGAAATGGGACAACCTTACCAACTGACCATGACGGAATGGTCTGACGCACAGCTCCACGTACACAGTGGTCAACAGCACGGCTTTTTCGTCTCGCCGAAAACCAGAGAGCACGACAGCTACGCAACGTTGTCTGCTCCTATTACCGAGCAAAATTTGCGTTGGTATTTTGGTCCCGGTGTAGAGCCTAAGCTTGATGATTTGTCAAAGTTGAACCTTAAGTTCTCGGCAGAATTTGGCTCAAGCACATGGTTTTGGCTGAAACGTAATGGATACAACGTCGTTAAGCAGCCACGAGATGCTAAGGTTTTACTAAGGCTTTTAAAACAAAGAGAAATTGACGTCGCACTGGAAGATGAACGAGTGTTCCACACGGAAATAAGCCAAGCCTCTCTTCCAAGCGATTACTTCTATTCTCAAGTATTCGAAACCAAACCAATGGGCGTGTATTTCTCTAACCGCTTTTTGGACAAATATTCTGGTTTCTTAACCGCTTTCAACACAGCGTTGGCAAAATGCGAGGGATAA
- a CDS encoding type VI secretion system baseplate subunit TssG: MMSMSLINDLKANPHEYDFAQAMRLLMQMAKQSGHKLKLELKAEAMPHGDADDIQYFSFSDHSAKVRIAQQALSGAQGVIPNYIYEELLFALHNDDHALKDFLDVFNQRHFELAAQLELAPHLLVQKELAKEKTDLLKQLANLKHEHGALFQYSLLFAQGHRNLETLEQILNDYFPYQIDVSTKSHERRQLPASSLTRLGQKDDYNSGIGQGFLIGKTCMTYNQHLVVSIQPANRKELHQIHRDTQLASHMRQLIQHYLRDATPISIYLNVKRAYLEKPRLSAQPDQAAKLGEVDCLAPERKLTERIRILLK, translated from the coding sequence ATGATGTCGATGTCACTGATTAACGATTTAAAAGCGAACCCACATGAGTATGACTTTGCTCAAGCAATGCGATTGCTGATGCAAATGGCAAAACAGTCTGGGCACAAGCTGAAGTTAGAGCTCAAAGCGGAAGCCATGCCCCATGGTGATGCCGACGATATTCAATACTTTTCGTTCAGTGACCACAGCGCCAAGGTTCGCATTGCGCAGCAAGCACTATCTGGTGCACAAGGGGTTATCCCCAACTACATCTATGAAGAATTGTTGTTTGCGTTGCATAACGATGATCATGCACTGAAGGACTTTTTAGACGTATTCAATCAACGCCATTTTGAACTTGCCGCGCAGCTAGAACTCGCTCCTCACCTCTTGGTTCAGAAAGAGCTGGCGAAAGAAAAAACCGATTTACTCAAACAACTGGCGAACCTGAAACACGAACACGGCGCGCTGTTCCAGTATTCACTGTTGTTCGCTCAAGGGCATCGTAACTTAGAAACGTTAGAGCAGATCCTTAACGACTACTTCCCTTACCAAATCGATGTGTCGACTAAGAGCCATGAACGTCGTCAGTTACCAGCAAGTTCTCTTACCCGTTTGGGACAGAAAGACGACTACAACAGCGGGATCGGGCAAGGTTTCCTCATTGGCAAAACGTGCATGACTTACAACCAGCATTTGGTGGTGAGTATCCAGCCTGCCAACCGCAAAGAGCTGCATCAAATTCATAGAGATACTCAGTTGGCGAGCCACATGCGCCAGCTCATTCAACATTATTTACGAGACGCCACGCCGATTTCTATTTATCTCAACGTTAAGCGTGCGTATCTCGAAAAACCAAGGCTATCTGCTCAACCAGATCAAGCCGCAAAATTGGGTGAAGTGGATTGCCTCGCCCCAGAACGTAAACTTACAGAGCGGATTCGGATTCTTCTGAAATAG
- the tssF gene encoding type VI secretion system baseplate subunit TssF yields the protein MSDPLLRYYEQELTFVRRALGQFGSEHPEHAQRLNIHQGQIEDPSLARLLDGVALLNANVEKRLSEQIPEVVEGLLGVLYPSYIQTVPSVAYLEMSTDAPSTDSTTLPKGTRFSSESQGKTCLFTTTDELKTTPFALIDTKASSAPFDFNRPQGSEQTTAVIQLTLSTGDDDVHFSQLALEDLDFFVQGFENNADSLVELLLSEARAISISDINGENHTVLAANQLKSRISDKQFQFLPQKGNQFSGYHLMNEFFFFKEKRQFFRLKGFGEACQQHDCSTVVLNLFMHSLPMEFIRLFDNQVFKLNVVPAVNLFEQTGEPTSYDQRSLTIPVNADAHTDNEIQVVDILDVFEITSSGQKLLTPLFKDSYQSDPHCDYWQSRKDSTGELRLAISLNANQELEFNKLYGTRLLCTNGKQACTINGEMTCLEPIDLPGDFHSLYPPSAPIERESDANMHWQFIGLLNSNFSSLLHSEDPTQQLKQMLQLCSRNQLVSDEIQMIQSVKVRSQVSSMRILGKNVFSPGTEIEITLDTSGNYLTFTDVLNRFFQQFCSFDRYIQLTIRLYGKDGIARRYPKIHGSQRSM from the coding sequence ATGAGTGATCCTCTACTGCGTTATTACGAACAAGAGCTGACTTTTGTCCGTCGAGCCCTCGGTCAATTTGGTTCTGAACATCCAGAACACGCACAACGCCTCAATATCCATCAGGGACAAATCGAAGATCCAAGTTTGGCTCGCTTATTGGATGGTGTGGCACTACTGAATGCCAACGTCGAAAAACGTCTATCTGAGCAAATCCCTGAAGTTGTCGAAGGATTACTTGGCGTACTCTACCCAAGTTACATTCAAACGGTACCGAGTGTGGCGTATCTAGAAATGAGCACAGACGCGCCTTCCACCGACAGCACGACGCTTCCCAAAGGCACACGCTTTTCTTCCGAGTCTCAAGGCAAAACATGTTTGTTCACCACAACGGATGAACTCAAAACTACACCATTTGCACTGATTGACACCAAGGCAAGCAGCGCGCCCTTTGACTTCAATCGCCCACAAGGCAGTGAACAAACTACCGCCGTTATTCAGCTCACTCTGTCTACTGGCGATGATGATGTGCATTTCAGTCAATTAGCGTTAGAAGATCTCGACTTCTTCGTTCAAGGTTTCGAGAACAATGCGGATTCCTTGGTTGAACTGCTGCTCAGTGAAGCGCGTGCAATATCGATTTCCGACATCAATGGTGAGAATCACACTGTCTTAGCTGCCAATCAGCTCAAGAGCAGAATCAGCGATAAGCAGTTTCAATTTCTGCCACAAAAAGGCAATCAATTTTCTGGCTACCATTTGATGAACGAATTTTTCTTCTTCAAAGAGAAACGTCAGTTCTTCCGTCTTAAAGGCTTTGGTGAAGCGTGTCAGCAACATGATTGCTCCACTGTGGTATTAAACCTGTTTATGCACTCTTTACCGATGGAGTTTATCCGTCTTTTCGACAACCAAGTGTTTAAGCTCAATGTGGTGCCTGCGGTGAACCTCTTCGAGCAGACGGGCGAACCAACGAGTTATGACCAACGCAGCCTTACCATTCCTGTTAATGCCGATGCGCATACCGATAATGAGATTCAAGTGGTCGACATTTTGGATGTGTTTGAGATTACGTCGAGCGGTCAAAAACTGCTGACGCCACTGTTTAAAGACAGTTACCAAAGCGACCCACATTGTGATTACTGGCAAAGCCGAAAAGATTCCACAGGTGAACTGCGATTGGCGATAAGCCTAAATGCCAACCAAGAACTCGAATTCAACAAACTCTATGGCACTCGCCTTCTTTGTACCAATGGCAAACAAGCATGCACCATCAATGGTGAGATGACATGTTTAGAGCCAATCGATTTACCCGGTGATTTTCATTCGCTCTACCCACCGTCAGCTCCGATAGAACGTGAATCTGACGCTAATATGCATTGGCAGTTTATCGGGCTCCTGAACAGTAACTTCTCGTCTCTGCTGCACTCTGAAGATCCTACTCAACAGCTTAAGCAAATGCTGCAATTGTGTAGCCGCAATCAGTTAGTAAGCGATGAAATTCAGATGATTCAGTCAGTTAAAGTGCGCTCGCAGGTTTCATCGATGCGTATTCTTGGTAAGAACGTCTTCTCTCCGGGCACAGAGATTGAAATCACTCTCGATACCTCTGGTAACTATCTGACTTTCACCGATGTGTTGAATCGCTTCTTCCAACAGTTCTGTAGTTTTGATCGCTACATTCAGCTCACAATTCGTCTTTATGGCAAAGATGGCATTGCGAGGCGTTATCCAAAAATCCACGGGAGCCAGCGCTCGATGTAG
- the tssE gene encoding type VI secretion system baseplate subunit TssE, with the protein MSFWRTFVQTAPTTRRDDIEDIKYHLTRLFDSEASLMSIDDRLTEVQRSNYRFGIEDVHLLSASLDHQQLALKLENYIRHFEPRLSQVMVELVERKAGENTIAFNIVAKAKTAQGEKELIFDSKISLSDMTTNMKEDLYE; encoded by the coding sequence ATGAGTTTTTGGCGTACCTTTGTGCAAACTGCCCCTACGACTCGTCGAGATGATATCGAGGACATCAAGTATCACCTCACTCGTCTGTTTGATTCGGAAGCGTCACTGATGAGCATTGATGATCGATTAACCGAAGTGCAGCGCTCTAACTATCGTTTTGGCATCGAGGATGTGCACCTGTTGAGTGCCAGTCTCGACCACCAGCAATTAGCCCTCAAACTAGAAAACTACATTCGACATTTCGAGCCACGCCTTAGCCAAGTCATGGTTGAACTGGTTGAGCGCAAAGCGGGAGAAAACACCATCGCTTTCAATATTGTCGCCAAAGCCAAAACGGCACAGGGCGAAAAAGAGTTGATTTTTGATTCCAAGATTTCATTAAGCGACATGACCACCAACATGAAGGAGGATTTGTATGAGTGA
- a CDS encoding type VI secretion system contractile sheath domain-containing protein has protein sequence MSKIYHSGWQTQFTQLDDKDSDFLQEALSLLSQVSRSALDNPDALITHVSRLIAEIDNKLSKQMDELLHHPEFEALQTNWLGLQGLATLPVNYQRTQLKLLNMSWEEVSSDVNQAYSTKTSELYNKIGNQELNTLGGHPFGCLLFTQPIAADMDFESDYDDLFTVELLSRLGEATLCPMLFAPNRDFFVESGADWLSDINRIEKILASPDYQSWQSLRSKSSARFVGLVMPEMCMRTRYQNAKVGFIYNEKQNGLWGNAGFAFVSTIMREHQRVSWFGFLKSRWNDNNQGAVVNQSQSDSHFLIQPQTKVTLFGQLSTFYSRSGFIPLTKSPLSDKFYFNGNNSIWHNSESDNEKVLTQIQTSLMSCRIAHYLKVQAREMIGSFKTAAECELFLSQWIEKFSSNVAYANEETLSKYPLSFAKISVCDSDHHPGNFVCTLRIVPQYQYDHFSGEVVLTTELDEVA, from the coding sequence ATGAGTAAGATTTATCACTCAGGTTGGCAGACCCAATTTACACAGCTAGACGATAAAGACAGCGACTTTTTACAAGAGGCGCTCTCTTTACTGTCTCAAGTGTCTCGCTCCGCGCTAGACAATCCCGATGCGCTTATTACTCATGTTTCGCGCTTAATTGCAGAGATTGACAATAAACTCTCGAAACAGATGGATGAGTTATTGCATCATCCAGAGTTTGAGGCACTGCAAACCAACTGGCTTGGGCTTCAAGGCTTAGCCACCCTGCCCGTTAATTACCAACGCACTCAACTCAAGCTGCTCAATATGAGTTGGGAAGAAGTGTCTTCCGACGTCAATCAAGCCTACAGCACCAAAACGTCTGAGCTGTATAACAAGATCGGCAACCAAGAGTTAAACACCTTAGGCGGACATCCATTCGGTTGCTTGCTGTTCACACAACCTATCGCGGCAGATATGGATTTCGAATCCGACTACGATGATTTATTCACCGTCGAACTATTGAGCCGCTTGGGTGAAGCCACGTTATGTCCAATGCTATTTGCTCCGAATCGCGATTTCTTTGTCGAATCCGGCGCAGACTGGCTGTCTGACATCAACCGAATCGAGAAGATCCTCGCCAGCCCTGATTACCAATCGTGGCAGTCTTTACGCAGTAAGTCCTCTGCGCGTTTTGTCGGTTTAGTGATGCCAGAAATGTGCATGCGTACACGTTATCAAAACGCCAAAGTGGGATTCATCTACAACGAGAAACAAAACGGACTTTGGGGCAATGCGGGCTTTGCGTTTGTATCCACCATTATGCGAGAACATCAACGTGTGAGTTGGTTTGGCTTCTTAAAATCTCGCTGGAACGATAACAACCAAGGTGCCGTGGTCAATCAAAGCCAAAGCGATAGCCATTTTCTGATTCAACCACAAACCAAAGTGACTTTATTTGGACAACTGTCGACCTTCTACAGTCGCAGCGGTTTTATCCCTCTTACTAAGAGTCCTTTGAGCGACAAGTTCTACTTCAATGGTAACAATTCGATTTGGCACAACAGCGAGTCTGATAACGAGAAAGTTCTCACTCAAATCCAAACGTCATTGATGTCTTGCCGCATTGCGCATTATCTCAAAGTACAAGCGCGAGAGATGATTGGCAGCTTCAAAACAGCTGCTGAGTGTGAGTTGTTCCTCTCTCAATGGATAGAAAAGTTCTCTAGCAATGTTGCGTACGCCAACGAAGAAACCCTATCAAAATACCCATTAAGTTTTGCAAAGATCAGCGTGTGCGATTCCGACCATCATCCGGGCAATTTCGTCTGTACTTTGCGTATCGTCCCGCAATATCAATACGACCATTTCAGTGGCGAAGTCGTGCTGACAACAGAATTGGATGAGGTGGCGTAA